A region of the Scatophagus argus isolate fScaArg1 chromosome 19, fScaArg1.pri, whole genome shotgun sequence genome:
CAGGCAGATGAACAGCCTCCAACTAACACATTCACACGTGTTGCTGCAAACAAATCTGCATCCATCTATTAGCTGTGTTTGCTCTCCTGAAAGACAGCTGTCGTTAAATGTGTGACAGAGGTGTGGGATGCGAAGATTCACTGCCGAAACTTCCTGTAACGTGTCCGGGAACATTAGTTGGCTTGTTCTCTGAGTAAAACAAGGATTCAAACACTTAACTAGACAGTGGTTGCTCTAGAAGTCAACTTAGATTTGTGAGGTTTTTTATCCTGCTCAAATATCCAGTATTCTGACAAAGCATTCCTTTTGCAGCAGTAAATATTCTCAACGTGATGACGTGTGTTATTCGTGTACTTCCCTAATTACAACTGATAATTTCTCGATGTTCCTCTCCGAATTTTGCGATGACTCAGGCTGGCGTGTTCATCCCTGAGGAGATGTGGGCGTTGTCGttcaagctgtgtgtgtgcgtttgtgtgtgtgtgtgtggattaagTGCAGGGGAGGTGTCAGATCCACCGTCCGGAGCCCTGTCCGCGctgcttcttcctcctcttgcaCACATAGTACACTGGGAAAACTACCAAACCTGCAGATAGAGAAGGATGTTGCAGAGATGAAGGCAGAAAGTAGAGAAAGATGGATTAAAGCAAACTATCGTTGTTTCTAATGACACAAAAGGTAATTGATGAACTATTACCAGCTCTGATGAGTTTTCTAAATGGATTTGATTTCATTATTCCATCAGACAGTGCAGGGCAAACAGAACTGGCCTATGTGAAATTAACTGAGCGGAAAAAGAACAGAActggagagacagcagcacagcactgactctaataatgacaaaaataaatatgaatctGCCATCACGGCACGTCAGCTTGCAGTGGATCATCTGTCAGAAGTGCACACACGGGAAAGAGATTAAAACTAattacagttcagttcagttcagttcagtctgaCACCGTGCACACAGAGTGCAGCTGGATTAGTAAAATGAAGCTTCAGGAAATAAAAGTCAGTGAAAATGAGATCTGGATGTTTGCCTCTCCTTTAAACGAGGACATGTGTACATTTTGTTCATGCATATGACTGAGAACGTGGCCTCAGTACGCATATACAGGCGTGTTTGTGGCatggttatttttttgttttgttttttttcttgccaagaCACGAAGTGCACCTGCTTTTCTGCAAGCAAGAAAATGATCTGTAATAAGAGTCAAATCATTTAGCTGTTATCTGTTTACTGCTCTCTCTGGAGCCTCACTCTgattaatgtgcatgtgcatttatATGTATAATTATGTTACCTATCACCAGTGCGAGGGCTCCAAGCACCACGACGAGCAAAATGACCACTGGGGCAATCAGCACCTTAGTGgctgaagaaacaacagagaaagagaagggagcacaacaataatcattaataattaataaatgtCAAATCGAACAGAAATTCATCCCCACAGAATATTTAAGATGTTTGGCCACCGGTACATGACTGTGGAGGGCTGATTATTAAACGCTGAGCAGGGgaaattcaaaaaaatgaacTCCATAAGTAAAATGTCCCTTATTGCATAGTGAAATCTGTGCCACTGACAGCCTGtggcaggaggacagagaagaaagcTGTAAACGGATTTTGTTAAGGGACAAATTAGCTCTCACTTCAACAGCCCCCTGCTGATTTAACTACCTGTAGCTGTCATGGAGGGCAGAGTCAAACAAACCTAGCAGAGGAGCTCAGCTTACTGGAGGCTTGCTCGTGCACATGTCTGTGAACGGATAATTACAACTAACATAATATGATAAGTGATGCTTTCACACTTTGACTACAAGGCTCTCCTCGGTGCTCATTGCTGCTGCTACCGAGAGGTAAATTCGTGTCCGTCACAAAGGAGACATGACTGTTTACTCTCAGTAGGAGTCTCAACAGGCCAATAGGCAATACAGCAGCATTTTGAGGTTTTTATCCCACGCATTGTGAGGAATAACTACTCCATTGCTAATTCTAAGGCTATTGCTCTCTTGGCTCACGAGCAATGTGATCAGCATAGGAAATCCCTGACTGAAGCAGAAATACACATCATAAAGAAAGGTTGAGGGAATGTGTGAACACCAGACAGGTGAACTGTCTACCAACAATCGTTAATAGCCACAGTGTATCTACCAAATCTGGCACAGTTAAATAACaacagctgtcacacacacaagtggGACCATGCAGCTGCTATGCTATGCTAGCATCTCTTTTGAGGCTGTTCTAAGGCACAGTACAGCTTGAAGCTAAATGCTAAGCAagctaacatgttcacaataCTAACATGCTAATCTTTAGTGGGTATAAAGTTTATAAGAGTAGGCATCTTAGAGTGTTAGTGTGCTAGCattagcaataaaaacaaagtacatCTCATTAATCATGTTAAAtagttttgcagatatttaATCATAAAGTGAAGTACTGgacaaaagaaaatttaaaactgattGTGGTATCAGAAGAAATATCTGTAATTTTCATCCTCTGAGCACCATGAATCAAAGGAATCCATCCAATAATTTATGCAAAAgttcagtttggaccaaaaaTGGTGGACAACCTGGCAGACATTACCATCCCTCGAGCCATGCCACTCGCACAACTTCAAATTCCTCAGTCAGCTGAGGTTAAAAGATTTGAAAGAAAACCATAGATTCAGGATCCTctttccagacacacacacacacaacaacttACCACAGACAGACCCTCTAATCAGCCGTCTTAAATGAGGTTTATCTGGAAGATAGCGATACTTGCATCCAAACACGCTGAGGTTGGATGTGTGGTCTCCAAAAAACCTGGCAACAGGAAGTTTAAGTCAAATCAGATCATCTCACAGAAAGGGAGGGGAAGGCTGGGCAGAGAAAAGACattctaaatattttaaaaagcagaagATTCTAACCTTAGGTGTCTGTAGCGATCTCCACAGCGGTAACAAAAGTTAGTGTTACACTGTGTACATGTCATATGGTCACATCCCTCTGTTCGCTGGATGTGGatctacagacagacagaagtagAAACAAGAGGACCGCATACTATAAATCATACTGATAAACATGCATTATTGCAAAAGTCAGatgtttttcactctttcagCTGGGGACCAAACATCATTATGACCACTTTCATTATAATGAGTCACTTCAGGTCAGACTGTTGTAAAATGGGCACAACTTTCCAGTCTTAACAGCACTAGAATACAACACCAGCAGAATTTATTCTCGTTTTCAAACTGAAACCTGTAAGCATCTAGTTCAGATGCTTATACTTCTGAAGCACAATGCAGCATGCATGCAATCCTACACTTAATGGATCTTTAATGGATCTCTGGAGCAGTGAGCTTACCATAAACTGAGCATTACGTTCAGCTGCTCTCAGCCTCTTTTCCAGCTAAACACAGCATGACACCAATTTGTTGGCTTTGCAGTCAAACAGGACTCTCTCTTCTGCTTCCAGAGCAGAAATTCAGAGACATGGAGCATCAGTGCGATGAACACAGATGGAAAATGTTTGCCGCTGCTGCGAGCCAACAGTTTTCATGAACTAGTAATTAGCCTAATCTGCGTTTTGTTTTAGTCATCTTCTGACAGTCAAATTAGATATTAGTGTAGATGAACTAAGACCGGGCTCGTTTTGTGACCATGAGAGTCACAGATTTGGTTTGATGCAGCAGacacatctttattttttccaatATGTTCACTGTTCTCTGTTCAATATGATCATCTCTGTTCTGCTGTCCCACATGCACTTTAAATCTGTGCCTCCATCTAGTTCTCTGCAGCTCTCCATTTATCTCCTGCACTTGCTCCGGTGCTTCTTCACCTTCATTGAATTATTCATCTACCATGATTCCACCCACCATCAGTCAGCTCccttttcatttacacacaggCCCACCTTACATGTCTGTGTTGTTCCACAGCAGTTCTTACCTTGCACTGTGGACATTTCTGGGCATTTCTTTGCCCATGCTCTATGACGCTAGCCCAGGTTCGTAGGAGCTTGTCTCCTTTCCTGTAGTCACGACATTTGAGCCCATTATGCCACGGGGCGTGGCATTTAAAGCACCACACAAACTGGCAATTAATGCACTGGATCTACAGTAGGGACAGAAGAAGATAGCAGACACATGCTTACACTGcttttatatgtatatatcacTGAATGTTGCAACAAACTGCTACCATACGTGGGTGTCATCTCACCTTGTACTTGTGCTCTGAGCGGTTGGGGTTGTGCTCCTTCAGAGAGGTGAACTGACTGCACTGGGGACAGGGTTTGGTGCTCGAGTCCAGTTGACTAAGCTCCAAAAAGTAATGATATTTGGCCACATCTTCATTGGCTAGATGAGAAATCACCACTCCCTCCTCTAGGTAGCCACTGCACTCTGGGATCGGACAGCTGACGTAAGGTTTGCCTATTCGCACCTGGGAAACATCACAGACAAGAGTGCTCATCACTGCAAGAAAGTCATATTTCAGATGGATTCAAGTACATCACAGTAagacaaataataaatgtttattatttagtGGCAAACAGTGATAACCAATGCAACATCACCTGCTCCACAGTGTGTGTCTACGTCACGTTTCTTTGTCATTGTGGTGGACTATCAGTGCAAAATGGACATGAGGAACATATTCACACAACTGTGGGGAAATGGTTAATAATTTACCGAAGATAGAAGGGAGTAAATGGTAGATGAACTGAAGCCTGAAGGAAGCAGCGCACAGAGTGGAAGTTAATATGTATAAAagcactcacacgcacacacacgggTTAGATCAGATCAAGTGCTCATTAGAGCTACAACCAGTAATTACTTTCATTATCGATTAGcctgtcagtcattttgtcGTTTAACTGATTAGCTGTTTGGCCCATAAAATTTCaggaaatggtgaaaaatgttgATCGCTTTTTCCCAAAGCCCAAGATTacattcagtttactgtcacagaggactgaagaaaacagaaaacagtcacatttgagaagaTGAAACCATAGAATTCGGACACATTTTCTGAAAGAATGACTCAAAGCGATCAATCAATTCTCAAAAGAGGTGCCCATTCATTTAATACTTGATAGCTAACTGACTGATTAATTGGCTCTAGTGCTCATCAGTCAGTTGGGTGCACTATTTCATAATCTTACCTCACTTTGTTACATAAGAACACACGTTTTTGTTAATTTCACACCTGGGTTCAACAAAGCCTGAAGTATTACAAGTATGTATCAAATTTCATCTGATCTAAGCATCCGGCAAGTGTCATAAGGAAGCTTACAGAGACACTCAGCTCTACCGTCAAGTTTATCTTGAATTCTGTAGTTTCCTTTTCACcagatttttgtctttatttcctctcaGGGCATCTCTGTTCCTCCTGttacttttctctttccattcctTTTATTGTCTCGTTCCCTTTATGCCCATCAAAGTGAATGAGACCTGTTCCGCTGACACATGATAAGGCATcttgtcaatgtgtgtgtgtgtatgagagagagagaaagaaagagagtgataTGGcaggagacagaaagcaaagaagaacAGCATCAGCCTCTAATGGTGCAACACagcacatatgtacacacatacacacacagtaaaagcCTATTACATGATTATGAAAATGTATCCTGTGCAAGCATTAAAGCTGATCTGTTTTGttgccacaacacaaacactgtgatgTCCCCTGCCAGACTGGTTGGACAGGTTGGGATTGTTGCCGCTCTATTTGTCTCACATACACGTGTTCggtgtgtttaaaatgtggGTGACTTTGTTCTACATTTCCGGTCAtaagataaaacaaaagcaaacatgaaactATATATGTGATTAAAGACTAATTAGCATGCAAGCAGAGAGGTTGGATTAGTTAACTAGAAGCAATGGATGAACAATTGAAATAACATAAATTAGCTACAGGTGGGGATAACCAGTTACCTTAAAGTAATTTACAAACGGTTGAAACTTGACCAAAGCAACAAAGACTTTGACAATTCAActgtatgaaaaaataaacacaaaaatattcacttttctTTGAAGTAACACTGTGAATTAACATCAAGTTTATAATCCTTTCATAAGACAGGGGAGAGGCACTTGAGATCGCATATGAGGGCTGTGGAGCTCGGTACGGATAAAAATGGTTGGGCTGTGATGTGAAGAAGCTAATTTTCCCAGTGAATGTGAACACATTTGATACATCTCAACATCTAATATGCACTTGAATACATAACTGCTATATCcctatttacattttttcttacattttaaaatgaacccAACAATATCGTTTTGATTTGAGGAGGCTGGGAAATAACACGTAAGTTAAGCAGACTGCCTGGTCAGCCATGTCTGCCCAAGTGCCCATGAGCCGCAAACTGAATCCCCTCTGACAGTCCTACCTATGTCCCTGATCTCCGTGACATAACGCTCACTGTATAAACTGAGGGGTAACAGCAAGCATGTGTGCTAAAATGAGTCTGCACAACATTAACGGGAAAAAAAATTCCACCTACACAAGACAGTTTACACGACCCTTATCTCGTTCTGAGCGTGCTCAGCAGAGAGTCTACTTGTCTCTGTGTGGATGATTATACCTGCCTCGTTATCAAAGCCAGATAATTTGAAGATAAAGCGTAGTCTGGATGACtgacaaaaactgttttatctAAACAGAGTAAAAGCAGTAGCAAAGATAAGGCTCAAACTTCTCTGACACCAGTTTACAAAGAAGGCGACCTGCCTTTCATAGCTGATCCCCTGTTTCCATCACAGCCGCACTGAATTAATGGAAGTAAATGTTTCCTCCATCTATTATTCATTTCTTGGATTTCGAAGTGTATATCAGGACCAGAATTAGTCCACAGGACCTCTCActaaaatctttattttactttcaaaaaTAATGTAAGTGGAAATATACTGTAAAAGAAGCCAAAATGCAGCGTGGCAACaagatactgtatgtgtgtcccCACTGTGACCTGTTTTGGCTGATTTATTGCTATTGAGCTGCTCTCTCCAcgtaagaaaaaaaacacactgctggGATGCTCTGACATATCTTGTGGCATTTAGGAACATGAGGGAaaggataaataaaaagacaagcCAAGTAGAGGGGCTCACTTGTGCTCCGTCAGATTGTAAGTGGATTAATAATGCACAACACAATACATGTAGTGCATCTGAGGGTGAAATCTTCTTTAAATAGGTAAGCTTGAGAGAAAGAACCTCTGGTGAATAAACCCAACAGCACACAAAGTAAGCTATTGTGAGAACCATCCCTGCCAGGGTCCCAGTTTTTGTACAGAATGATTCAGTGATCCAGATTCACAGAAAAACTGTTGTTATCACAAGATGAGGACAGCTGCAGATGTTGGCCTGTGACATTTTAGCAATAACCTAATGAAACCTTGTCCCTGTTAGCGCAAACCTAGAGCCTTAGCCAAAACACGTGGAGTTAGTTGGTTCAGTGCCAGCTCCTGGTGAGGGCCACGGACATTTTTCAACAGCTCCTACCCCTGCCTTGGGGTAGATAAGATGCCAAACATGACACACTTAAGGTGCGACAGAGAAgatcgtgtgtgtgttcacttcaAGGACACCTCAACCAGCTGCTGACTGACCCAGCAATGCTTGGCTGTGGGACAATCTCAGCACTATGACACCCTGCTGCACAGTAGCTCACCCTCCCCTTATACCAACCTGGGAGCTGACGTAGATTTTCAGACACTCATCACACACGGCCTTCCTGCAGCAGGGCAGGGGAGCGATGGATTTCCCTTCCAGGCACACACGGCAACTCTGCACCTCTCCATCGGCCTGTACAGCGGACAGCGAGTGAGCAATATCCCCGAAAGGATCTACCAGATCGTCCAATGTGTACAGTGCCGGTTCGGGACTCGAACCGGCTTCCTGCCCCGTCTCCTTGTCCATATCCGTTGCGTCAGACGTGGCCGTTTCATCGTCTGCAATTTCTTTTCCATGAGTGTCGTTGGCGATGCAGTAAACAGTGCAGTAGACGTGTTGTTTAGTGTTGAAAGACTCGGTTACAGTGAGCACACTGCCGTCACTGTGGCCTTTATGATGGCACTGGCCTGTAACGGTCACAAATTCAACTCCTAGTGCATTAGAAGTCGTCAAGTCGCTCGCGGTTGGCTCGTTTTCAGTACCCGCCTCGCCCGTCTCACGCTCCGACTTTTTACAGTCGCCACATTCACTCCCATAAACGTCTGTAGGGTCGTTATTATCGTTTCCGTCGTGGCTTTCATGCTCGGCGCCGCACTGCATCCGACTGTTCGTGTTGAgacggagagagggagacttTGAAACCCCGAGATTCCTCCTCAAAATCTCGACAGCGCTCGCCCTCCTCCTCTCGCCTCCTCCGCCgttgcagttgttgttgttgttgccccccgcatccttctcctcctcgcCGCTCCTTTCCTCTGACTCCCTCTCACCTCCGTCCAGGGACAAGCGCGAGTTTGATCTGGTGACAGGACAGCTCAAATCTCGGACCGACCGCTCAACTTTGCTGTCTGTGAAGGAAGTTTCTGTCGGCAGGTTGCGGGACAATTTCACCTTTCCCTCTTCGAAAGTGCTGATAAAACTTGGCATTTTACAAGCGTCAGCTATCGGTCCGTCATCTTCCATTCCCGATATGGCTCTCCCCATTTAGTGAGCGGCCTTCTCCCGCACGGACCTCTGCCTGTGTGCCTCTTCCCCAACTCCCTactaccaaaacaaaacaaagcagacgGCTCGGTGCTTCCGGGTCTCGTCGTCAGCGTGTAAAGCAGAGCAGCGATAGGCCGATGGGAAGCCTAGTGGTGGAGTGAAGCCCTGGCAGATTGGCTAATACATAGGAAAATgcactatagagacaaaagtattgggacagctgaccattacatcaacaccgactttaatgacatcccattctaaatacacacacagctttgcagtCATAGCAGTTCTGCTGGGAATTTTTCCCAGGAGattttttgtgggaatttttgcccattcatgcagcaaaGCATAtatgaggtcaggcactgatgctggcctggctcgcaatctccattccagttcatcccaaaagtgttggatggggttgaggtcagggctctgtgtgggccagtcaagttcttccacgccaaactcatccaaccatgtctttatggactttgctttgtgcactggagcacagtcatgctggaatagaaaagggccttcaacaaactgttgccacaaagttggaagcatagcattgtccaaaatgtcttggtatgctgaagcattaagatttcccttcactggaagtaaagagGCCAGCCCAACAACAGCCCCACAAAGTGGTGTGTCTGCAGACTTTTGCCTGTATAATGTATCATGTTATATTAACATCATTGTACAAGACAGCagtaaatatgtatatatgcatattTAAATATGTCTCATATCCCTACATAAATGTATTGATTAAATTATCACACAGTAAACCTAGGGCCAGGAAGAAGCTTATAATTTATGGGGCCTAACAGTACAGCATTGAAAAACCGCACACTGTGGTTTTTGCCCCAGGACAAAGTTGTAAGTGGCAGCCGTAGTTTCAAGTAGACAACTGTCTTATACTGCATGTAAAAGAAACAACCTGTGTGTTATTACGCTACATGACATTATTTCACCATACCATGCTTTAACTAAATTGCTCAGTTTTGTTGGCCTCATTTCTAGCTTTATGTCTATGTCTGCATCAGCAGATAAAACCGGAGTCGATCCTTATACATGTAGGCTACACTTGTTTAGCCGATGAAGCTGATTCCCATAAATGCTTCACATACCTGTTAGGATGGATGAGATGTGTCCAAAGTTGCACTTAAGGCTTACTGTCTGCAGTTCAGAGCTCACTAGCAGCTCTTCCATTTAACAAAAGCTTCATAAATTATTTCTGTTATGCATATATTATTGATTGTATTCAAATATTCAGAAGGAGCTGTAGAACACAATGCAAATAAGCTATAACACAATGCAAATTTGGTTTAATTACTTACTTTTTATGCCTTTGGAGTAATATAACGTGATGAGAACATAGTGGcagatcacagagtgcacaTAGTGAAACTCACGGCAGTGTGAACCTTAATTTTGCAAATcactttgacaaaataatcttaaaatcTCAAGCTCCATTTATTAACTTTTCCAGATAGTTTTAACCACATCTCATCAGTTAATGGAGTTTGCATAGTTGTCACACAGATGGCTCAGCTGTCGTCACGTGGCCTTGCATGAACTGAAGCACGACATCCCTATGACAACAGAGCAAACTGtatctgctgatgaaaatcGTGAGATGTGGCTTAGAGCTTTAGAAAGTTACTAGATGAACCTTgagtttgtattgttttgtcaaaatattattttcaatgTAAAGTGAATCTTCATGTTTAAATAAACCTAGTGTCAAGTGTTTAGATATTAAACACACAACCTTATCAAAACCCCCAAACCACTCTCAACACATCATGTGTTGAGAGTGCAGAAAAGCAGGTCTAGATATGGAATTCTCAATTTTCGCTGCTGCTGATTTTCTTGCCAAGAAACCTTGGCAGAAAAGCACAGGCGAAACAAATTTCATTCCATCGAGTGTCCTAGTAAGCCATGCCAGTGACCCAGCATGCACCATAACAGGACCCCTCAGGAAACAGCTCACTTAATGAAACACAGCCGTTGGACACAGTCGCAGGACCTGGTTATGGGTGCTTCAAACATGTCAACACAATCATCCTTGTTAAG
Encoded here:
- the rnf217 gene encoding probable E3 ubiquitin-protein ligase RNF217, producing the protein MGRAISGMEDDGPIADACKMPSFISTFEEGKVKLSRNLPTETSFTDSKVERSVRDLSCPVTRSNSRLSLDGGERESEERSGEEEKDAGGNNNNNCNGGGGERRRASAVEILRRNLGVSKSPSLRLNTNSRMQCGAEHESHDGNDNNDPTDVYGSECGDCKKSERETGEAGTENEPTASDLTTSNALGVEFVTVTGQCHHKGHSDGSVLTVTESFNTKQHVYCTVYCIANDTHGKEIADDETATSDATDMDKETGQEAGSSPEPALYTLDDLVDPFGDIAHSLSAVQADGEVQSCRVCLEGKSIAPLPCCRKAVCDECLKIYVSSQVRIGKPYVSCPIPECSGYLEEGVVISHLANEDVAKYHYFLELSQLDSSTKPCPQCSQFTSLKEHNPNRSEHKYKIQCINCQFVWCFKCHAPWHNGLKCRDYRKGDKLLRTWASVIEHGQRNAQKCPQCKIHIQRTEGCDHMTCTQCNTNFCYRCGDRYRHLRFFGDHTSNLSVFGCKYRYLPDKPHLRRLIRGSVCATKVLIAPVVILLVVVLGALALVIGLVVFPVYYVCKRRKKQRGQGSGRWI